In the Piscinibacter sp. XHJ-5 genome, one interval contains:
- a CDS encoding DUF4286 family protein — MAEAAAALLALWNDVAPELDGPYNDWHAREHVPQRLTVPGMVWARRYGRCGHDNAAPRYLTLYGLRDPEVLESEPYRQLLREPTPMSREMRPALRNLSRWVCTLHHDEGADAGAFLAVRTLPREADGRGALLGLHGAAGRLLAERLDSASPLPWVGAGQAGDVEGHWLLAAAFAHLADAQASAATVYERLPVGRQLSA; from the coding sequence ATGGCTGAGGCTGCCGCCGCGCTGCTCGCGCTGTGGAACGACGTCGCGCCCGAACTCGACGGTCCCTACAACGATTGGCATGCACGCGAGCACGTGCCGCAGCGCCTGACCGTCCCCGGCATGGTGTGGGCGCGTCGCTATGGACGTTGCGGACATGACAACGCGGCGCCGCGCTACCTCACGCTGTACGGGCTTCGCGATCCCGAGGTCCTGGAGAGCGAGCCCTATCGCCAACTGCTGCGCGAGCCGACGCCGATGAGCCGCGAGATGCGCCCCGCGCTGCGCAACCTGTCGCGCTGGGTGTGCACGCTGCATCACGACGAAGGGGCCGATGCCGGCGCCTTTCTTGCGGTGCGCACCCTGCCGCGAGAGGCCGATGGGCGCGGTGCCCTGCTCGGGCTGCACGGCGCCGCGGGCAGACTGCTGGCCGAACGGCTCGACAGTGCAAGTCCGCTGCCGTGGGTGGGCGCGGGGCAGGCAGGCGATGTGGAGGGCCATTGGCTGCTGGCCGCGGCGTTCGCGCACCTCGCGGACGCGCAGGCGTCCGCAGCGACCGTCTACGAGCGGCTGCCCGTGGGTCGCCAGCTCAGTGCGTGA
- a CDS encoding alcohol dehydrogenase catalytic domain-containing protein codes for MQALRKTHAAAGVELVEVPAPQAAAADDVLVRVIATGICGSDLHVDDWTPSYAFITPALPVTLGHEFVGVAESGPWRGRRVVVRPSVTCGACAACLAGRHDACERRTGIGMTRDGAFAEWVRVPQRNCVPVPDGLSDELAALAEPLSISMQALRVAGDVRGQRVLVMGPGTIGQGIALLARRAGARQVVVSGRDDEARLAALRRMGFDALVDVEKTPLADACSPWLGGESFDLVFEATGVPETIAEALPLLRRNGIVVVTGIHARPLQLDLTTLVRKQQQLRGSFRPPESDWPQALALMNELGEDMAQMVSHVLPLSRAHEGFALAHGKQASKVLLRPDGGHG; via the coding sequence ATGCAAGCCCTCAGAAAGACCCACGCGGCGGCCGGCGTCGAGCTCGTCGAGGTGCCGGCGCCGCAGGCCGCGGCGGCCGACGATGTGCTGGTGCGCGTCATCGCCACCGGCATCTGCGGCAGCGACCTGCATGTCGACGACTGGACGCCGAGCTATGCCTTCATCACGCCGGCACTGCCGGTGACGCTGGGGCACGAGTTCGTCGGCGTTGCCGAGTCCGGTCCCTGGCGCGGCCGGCGCGTCGTCGTGCGGCCTTCGGTCACCTGCGGCGCCTGTGCCGCCTGCCTGGCCGGTCGGCACGACGCCTGCGAGCGCCGCACCGGCATCGGCATGACGCGCGACGGTGCGTTCGCCGAGTGGGTGCGCGTGCCGCAGCGCAACTGCGTTCCGGTGCCCGATGGGCTGAGCGACGAGCTTGCGGCCCTCGCCGAGCCGCTGTCGATCTCGATGCAGGCGCTGCGCGTGGCCGGCGACGTGCGCGGACAGCGCGTGCTCGTCATGGGGCCCGGCACCATCGGCCAGGGCATCGCGCTGCTCGCCCGCCGGGCCGGCGCGCGGCAGGTGGTCGTGAGCGGGCGCGACGACGAGGCGCGACTGGCGGCATTGCGCCGCATGGGGTTCGACGCATTGGTGGACGTGGAGAAGACGCCGCTTGCCGATGCCTGCAGCCCGTGGCTGGGCGGCGAATCGTTCGACCTGGTGTTCGAGGCGACCGGCGTGCCGGAGACCATCGCCGAGGCGCTGCCGCTGCTCAGGCGCAACGGCATCGTCGTCGTCACCGGCATCCACGCGCGGCCATTGCAGCTGGACCTGACCACGCTGGTGCGCAAGCAGCAGCAATTGCGCGGATCGTTCAGGCCGCCCGAGTCCGACTGGCCGCAGGCGCTGGCGCTGATGAACGAGCTCGGCGAGGACATGGCACAGATGGTGAGCCACGTGCTGCCGCTGTCGCGCGCCCACGAAGGCTTCGCGCTCGCGCATGGCAAGCAGGCGAGCAAGGTGCTGCTGCGACCGGATGGCGGCCATGGCTGA
- a CDS encoding tripartite tricarboxylate transporter substrate binding protein: MKRLTAFAIACTFAAAAGAQSAPASWPSKPVRIVVPAPAGSSLDVIARTLGEKLTRQWKQPVVVDNKAGAGGMLGMDVAAKAAPDGHTLAIGFNGPVAFGPFMYKKMPYDPAKDLLPIVLTTSQPNVLAVAADNPAKTLPELVAWAKAQGSKLSYGSVGNGSSSHLTMELFKSVAGFEAVHVPYAGSPPAATSLGAGETQLLFTVEPALKPLIQAGRIKLIAATSATRHESLKQLPTVAESGYPGFEAIAWNGLFTAAGTPAEIVNHINADVNAALKDPSVRDSLAKQGLIAGGGTPSEFQAFIDSESRKWGAIIAKAGIKID, encoded by the coding sequence GTGAAACGACTGACCGCCTTCGCCATCGCCTGCACCTTCGCCGCCGCAGCCGGCGCACAGAGCGCTCCCGCCAGTTGGCCGAGCAAGCCGGTTCGCATCGTCGTGCCGGCGCCGGCCGGCAGCTCGCTGGACGTCATCGCGCGCACGCTGGGCGAGAAGCTGACGCGGCAGTGGAAGCAGCCGGTCGTCGTCGACAACAAGGCCGGGGCCGGCGGCATGCTCGGCATGGACGTGGCCGCCAAGGCCGCCCCGGACGGGCACACGCTCGCCATCGGCTTCAACGGGCCGGTCGCCTTCGGTCCCTTCATGTACAAGAAGATGCCCTACGACCCGGCCAAGGACCTGCTGCCGATCGTGCTCACGACCTCGCAGCCCAATGTGCTCGCGGTCGCGGCCGACAACCCGGCCAAGACCCTGCCCGAGCTCGTCGCGTGGGCGAAGGCGCAGGGCAGCAAGCTCAGCTACGGCTCGGTCGGCAACGGCAGCTCCTCGCATCTGACGATGGAGCTGTTCAAGTCGGTCGCGGGGTTCGAGGCGGTGCACGTGCCCTACGCCGGCTCGCCGCCCGCGGCCACCTCGCTGGGCGCCGGTGAGACCCAGCTGCTGTTCACCGTCGAGCCGGCGTTGAAGCCCTTGATCCAGGCAGGGCGCATCAAGCTGATCGCCGCCACCAGCGCCACCCGCCACGAGTCGCTGAAGCAGCTGCCGACCGTCGCGGAATCCGGCTATCCCGGCTTCGAGGCGATCGCGTGGAACGGACTGTTCACCGCGGCCGGCACGCCGGCGGAGATCGTCAACCACATCAACGCCGACGTGAACGCCGCGCTGAAGGACCCGTCGGTGCGCGACAGCCTCGCCAAGCAGGGCCTCATCGCCGGCGGGGGCACGCCGTCGGAGTTCCAGGCCTTCATCGACAGCGAGAGCCGGAAGTGGGGCGCGATCATCGCCAAGGCCGGCATCAAGATCGATTGA
- a CDS encoding LysR family transcriptional regulator encodes MELRHLRYFVSVAETGSLSQAAEKLFIAQPPLSVQIRQLEEELGVALFVRHPKGVRLTAAGAALVPEARFLLERAGRLRELVQEQGTSGSFTLGFVPSAGSTVLPELVRQLRKRHAHIQLEVRELISSEQVEALIAGHIDAGLARTPARHPRLALAGRMPDPFCLALPVGDAGPRFSPMDLREFAGHSFVGFTRHRGPAYFDQSIHLCAQAGFSPRIRYEASTVHGVLDLVGAGLGIALVPASTALLRVKGVALRHLQRRGNEVLALLRRKADAHLTLPLVEQAVEEIFATMRQRVARLIGE; translated from the coding sequence ATGGAGCTCAGGCACCTGCGCTACTTCGTCAGCGTGGCGGAAACCGGCAGCCTCAGCCAGGCGGCGGAGAAGCTGTTCATCGCCCAGCCACCGCTGTCGGTGCAGATCCGCCAGCTCGAGGAGGAGCTGGGCGTCGCGCTGTTCGTCCGCCATCCCAAGGGTGTGCGCCTGACGGCGGCCGGCGCGGCCCTCGTGCCGGAAGCGCGCTTCCTGCTCGAGCGCGCCGGGCGGCTGCGCGAGCTCGTGCAGGAGCAAGGCACCAGCGGCAGCTTCACGCTGGGGTTCGTGCCCTCGGCCGGCAGCACGGTGCTGCCGGAGCTCGTGCGCCAGCTGCGCAAGCGGCATGCGCACATCCAGCTCGAAGTGCGCGAGCTCATCAGCAGCGAGCAGGTCGAGGCGCTGATCGCCGGGCACATCGACGCCGGCCTCGCGCGCACGCCGGCACGCCATCCGCGGCTCGCGCTGGCGGGTCGGATGCCGGATCCCTTCTGCCTGGCGCTTCCCGTCGGCGACGCCGGTCCCAGGTTCTCGCCCATGGACCTGCGCGAGTTCGCCGGACACAGCTTCGTCGGCTTCACACGGCACCGCGGACCGGCGTACTTCGACCAGTCGATCCACCTGTGCGCCCAGGCCGGCTTCAGTCCGCGCATCCGCTACGAGGCGAGCACGGTGCACGGCGTGCTCGATCTCGTCGGCGCAGGCCTGGGCATCGCGCTGGTGCCCGCGTCGACGGCCTTGCTGCGCGTCAAGGGAGTCGCGCTGCGCCACCTGCAGCGGCGCGGCAACGAGGTCCTCGCGCTGCTGCGCCGAAAGGCGGACGCTCACCTCACGCTGCCGCTCGTCGAGCAGGCGGTGGAGGAGATCTTCGCGACCATGCGCCAGCGCGTCGCCCGGCTGATCGGGGAGTGA
- the rpoD gene encoding RNA polymerase sigma factor RpoD: MTAKKVSPSPAQDDAKPLRVKVPKSKQRALVREFDLELAALTDEEVHERRSDLKALVRMGKTRGFLTQQEIHDHLPQKLAGSDVLEATVKMLGDMGIAVYEHAPDAATLLVEGGSAAAATEDEAEEAAEAAVSTLDSDFGRTTDPVRMYMREMGSFELLTREGEIQIAKRIEGGLQAMMLAISASPAIVAEVLSYGDLIAAGRMDIAEVVDGFVVDGEADDYVAEEDFDSFDEAEGDDDGGGKAATQRLEERRVAALERFACMRTRLDTLTKAIARSGYGTPAHRKAQRALSEEMSRVRFTVKTIDRLCGMLRAHVDEVRRHERDIRRIAVDRCGMPQEHFVARFVPDPLDRRWGELEAAAGRPYSSALGRHLPAVQELQAKLAHLRERVGIPLDELKAIHDRMNEGERASLEGKREMIEANLRLVISVAKKYANRGMQFLDLIQEGNVGLMKAVEKFEYRRGFKFSTYATWWIRQAITRSIADQGRTIRVPVHMIEALNKMNRVGRAHLHQFGVQADVATLARKLDLPEAKVRQIMKIAKEPVSMELPVGDEGDTTLGDFIEDGQNVAPMDSALQSGLRAVVDEVLEGLSPREAKVLRMRFGIGMSSDHTLEEVGRQFDVTRERIRQIEAKALRKLKHPSRTDKLRTYVESS, from the coding sequence ATGACCGCCAAGAAAGTCTCTCCTTCCCCGGCGCAGGACGACGCCAAGCCCTTGCGCGTGAAGGTGCCGAAGTCCAAGCAGCGCGCGCTGGTGCGCGAGTTCGATCTGGAGCTGGCCGCACTCACCGACGAAGAGGTGCATGAGCGCCGCAGCGATCTGAAGGCGCTGGTCCGCATGGGCAAGACGCGCGGCTTCCTGACGCAGCAGGAGATCCATGACCATCTGCCGCAGAAGCTGGCGGGCTCCGATGTCCTGGAAGCCACCGTGAAGATGCTCGGCGACATGGGCATCGCGGTCTACGAGCACGCCCCCGATGCCGCGACGCTCCTGGTCGAGGGCGGCTCCGCGGCCGCGGCCACCGAGGACGAAGCCGAGGAGGCGGCCGAAGCGGCGGTGTCCACCCTCGACTCGGACTTCGGCCGCACGACGGATCCGGTGCGCATGTACATGCGCGAGATGGGTTCGTTCGAGCTGCTGACGCGCGAAGGCGAGATCCAGATCGCCAAGCGGATCGAAGGCGGCCTGCAGGCCATGATGCTGGCCATCTCGGCCTCGCCGGCCATCGTCGCCGAGGTCCTCTCGTACGGCGACCTCATCGCGGCGGGTCGGATGGACATCGCGGAGGTCGTCGACGGCTTTGTCGTCGACGGCGAGGCCGACGACTACGTGGCCGAAGAGGATTTCGACTCCTTCGACGAGGCCGAGGGCGACGACGACGGTGGCGGCAAGGCCGCCACCCAGCGGCTCGAGGAGCGGCGCGTCGCCGCGCTCGAGCGCTTCGCCTGCATGCGCACGCGCCTGGACACCCTCACCAAGGCCATCGCGAGGAGCGGATACGGCACGCCCGCGCACCGCAAGGCCCAGCGCGCGCTGAGCGAGGAGATGAGCAGGGTCCGTTTCACCGTCAAGACGATCGACCGGCTGTGCGGCATGCTGCGCGCCCATGTCGACGAGGTGCGCCGCCATGAAAGAGACATCCGCCGCATTGCGGTGGACCGCTGCGGCATGCCGCAGGAGCACTTCGTCGCCCGCTTCGTGCCCGACCCGCTGGATCGCCGGTGGGGCGAGCTCGAGGCGGCTGCCGGCAGGCCCTACAGCAGCGCGCTGGGCCGGCACCTGCCGGCGGTCCAGGAGCTCCAGGCCAAGCTGGCCCACCTGCGGGAGCGGGTCGGCATACCGCTCGACGAGCTGAAGGCCATCCACGACCGGATGAACGAGGGCGAACGTGCGTCGCTGGAGGGCAAGCGCGAGATGATCGAGGCGAACCTGCGCCTGGTGATCTCCGTTGCCAAGAAGTACGCCAACCGCGGCATGCAGTTCCTCGACCTCATCCAGGAGGGCAACGTGGGGCTGATGAAGGCGGTGGAAAAGTTCGAGTACCGCCGAGGCTTCAAGTTTTCCACCTATGCCACCTGGTGGATTCGCCAGGCGATCACGCGAAGCATCGCCGATCAGGGCCGGACGATCCGCGTTCCGGTGCACATGATCGAGGCCCTCAACAAGATGAATCGGGTGGGCCGCGCTCACCTGCATCAGTTCGGGGTCCAGGCCGATGTGGCGACCTTGGCGCGCAAGCTCGATCTGCCCGAGGCGAAGGTGCGCCAGATCATGAAGATTGCGAAGGAGCCGGTGTCCATGGAGCTGCCCGTCGGCGACGAGGGCGACACGACGCTGGGCGATTTCATCGAGGACGGCCAGAACGTGGCGCCCATGGACTCCGCGCTGCAGTCCGGCCTGCGCGCCGTCGTCGACGAGGTGCTGGAGGGCCTGTCGCCTCGGGAAGCGAAGGTCTTGCGCATGCGTTTCGGCATCGGCATGAGCAGCGACCACACCCTCGAGGAAGTGGGACGTCAATTCGACGTGACGCGAGAGCGCATCCGCCAGATCGAGGCCAAGGCGCTGCGCAAGCTCAAGCACCCCAGCCGCACCGACAAGCTGCGCACCTATGTGGAGTCGTCGTAG
- a CDS encoding patatin-like phospholipase family protein encodes MSSDSPTVSLVLGSGGARGLAHIGVIQWLCENGYTIRSISGCSIGALVGGIYAASKLEIYAEWVLALERMHVLRLLDPTVGSSGLFKGERVIGVLRELVGDCDIEALPVTFTAVATDLDSGQEVWLRSGKLFDAIRASMATPLVFTPVRRGDRTLLDGAVVNPVPIAPTLDDATDLTIAVDLSGPAEARPLPPTSASLINDNSYRKRIRAFVDGIRPARAPTPPSRGLIDVAFISMQAMQDTIARLRLSAYSPDVLIEVPRNACGFFEFWRAEELIALGRERAAQAFAKAGR; translated from the coding sequence ATGTCCAGCGACTCCCCCACCGTTTCACTCGTCCTCGGCAGCGGTGGCGCGCGAGGCCTGGCCCATATCGGCGTGATCCAGTGGCTGTGCGAGAACGGCTACACGATCCGCTCGATCTCCGGCTGCTCCATCGGTGCGCTGGTCGGCGGCATCTATGCCGCCAGCAAGCTCGAGATCTATGCGGAATGGGTCCTGGCGCTGGAGCGCATGCATGTGCTGCGCCTGCTCGATCCCACCGTCGGAAGCTCGGGGTTGTTCAAGGGCGAGCGGGTCATTGGGGTGCTGCGCGAGCTGGTCGGGGATTGCGACATCGAGGCCCTGCCGGTGACGTTCACGGCGGTGGCGACCGATCTCGACTCGGGCCAGGAGGTCTGGCTGCGCAGCGGCAAGCTCTTCGACGCGATCCGCGCCTCGATGGCCACCCCGCTGGTCTTCACGCCGGTTCGGCGCGGCGACCGAACATTGCTCGATGGTGCAGTGGTCAATCCGGTGCCGATCGCACCGACCCTCGACGACGCCACCGACCTGACCATCGCCGTCGACCTGAGCGGCCCGGCGGAGGCTCGCCCGCTGCCGCCGACGAGCGCTTCGCTGATCAACGACAACAGCTACCGCAAGCGCATCCGCGCCTTCGTCGACGGGATTCGCCCGGCGCGTGCGCCCACGCCGCCTTCGCGCGGCCTCATCGATGTCGCGTTCATCTCGATGCAGGCGATGCAGGACACCATCGCACGCCTGAGGCTGTCGGCCTACTCGCCCGATGTGCTGATCGAGGTGCCCCGCAACGCCTGCGGCTTCTTCGAGTTCTGGCGCGCTGAGGAGCTGATCGCCCTCGGTCGCGAGCGCGCGGCCCAGGCCTTTGCGAAGGCCGGGCGATGA
- a CDS encoding class I adenylate-forming enzyme family protein produces MQPADFRAIDQLVREHARARPARPALVQEAGGLSWGELDALMDRIAAGLQRDGVRPGQAIALAATPSPLQAALFLGALRAGVAVAPLAPSVTAQDFASMLEDAQARLLFVDSAAAGLVPDGAFERCVALDPAAQGRHFEGWLPAEGDAPHPVQISPDAPFNIIYSSGTTGTPKGIVQPHRMRWAHVQRGAKYGYGPDTVTLLATPLYSNTTLVVFFPTLAFGGTVVLMSKFDAARYLELAQHHRVTHTMLVPVQYQRIMARPDFAAHDLSSFQVKFCTSAPFSPALKADVLARWPGGLVEFYGLTEGGGTCILEAHLHPDKLHTVGCPAEGSDIRLIGDDGREVAPGQTGEVVGHSAGMMSGYHGRPELTREAEWYAPDGKRFIRTGDIGSFDAEGFLTLIDRKKDMIISGGFNIYPSDLEAQLRAHPAVADVSVVGVPSELWGETPVAFVVRRAGDATPAEALRDWLNARVGKTQRIADLRCLDELPRSAIGKVLKRELRQRWISQQRA; encoded by the coding sequence ATGCAGCCCGCCGACTTCCGGGCGATCGATCAACTCGTGCGCGAGCATGCCCGCGCACGGCCCGCCCGACCGGCGCTGGTGCAGGAGGCGGGCGGCCTGAGCTGGGGCGAGCTCGACGCGCTGATGGATCGCATCGCCGCGGGTCTGCAGCGCGACGGCGTGCGGCCCGGGCAGGCCATTGCGCTGGCCGCAACGCCTTCGCCGCTGCAGGCGGCACTCTTTCTCGGCGCCCTGCGCGCCGGCGTGGCCGTCGCGCCATTGGCCCCCTCGGTGACGGCGCAGGACTTCGCCTCCATGCTGGAGGACGCGCAGGCCCGGCTGCTGTTCGTCGATTCAGCGGCAGCCGGGCTGGTGCCCGACGGCGCGTTCGAGCGCTGCGTCGCCCTCGACCCGGCTGCACAGGGACGGCACTTCGAGGGGTGGCTGCCGGCCGAAGGCGATGCGCCGCACCCGGTGCAGATCTCGCCGGATGCGCCGTTCAACATCATCTATTCGTCGGGCACGACGGGCACGCCCAAGGGCATCGTGCAGCCGCACCGAATGCGCTGGGCGCATGTGCAGCGCGGAGCGAAGTACGGCTACGGCCCGGACACCGTGACGCTGCTGGCCACGCCGCTGTACTCGAACACCACGCTGGTGGTCTTCTTTCCGACGCTCGCGTTCGGCGGAACCGTCGTGCTCATGTCGAAGTTCGACGCGGCCCGCTACCTGGAGCTGGCGCAGCATCATCGCGTCACGCACACGATGCTGGTGCCCGTGCAGTACCAGCGCATCATGGCGCGTCCCGATTTCGCCGCGCACGACCTGTCGTCCTTCCAAGTCAAGTTCTGCACCAGCGCGCCGTTTTCGCCGGCGCTGAAGGCCGACGTGCTGGCGCGCTGGCCGGGGGGTCTGGTGGAGTTCTACGGCCTCACCGAAGGCGGCGGTACCTGCATCCTCGAGGCGCACCTGCATCCCGACAAGCTGCACACCGTCGGATGCCCCGCGGAGGGCAGCGACATCCGCCTGATCGGCGACGACGGCCGCGAGGTGGCCCCGGGCCAGACCGGCGAAGTGGTCGGCCATTCGGCGGGCATGATGAGCGGCTACCACGGCCGTCCCGAGCTGACGCGCGAGGCCGAGTGGTACGCCCCCGACGGCAAGCGCTTCATCCGCACGGGCGACATCGGCAGCTTCGACGCCGAAGGCTTCCTGACGCTGATCGACCGCAAGAAGGACATGATCATCTCGGGCGGCTTCAACATCTACCCCAGCGACCTCGAGGCGCAGCTGCGCGCGCATCCCGCGGTGGCCGACGTGTCGGTGGTCGGCGTGCCCAGCGAGCTGTGGGGCGAGACGCCCGTGGCCTTCGTGGTTCGCCGGGCCGGCGATGCGACGCCGGCCGAGGCATTGCGCGATTGGCTCAATGCGCGCGTCGGCAAGACCCAGCGCATCGCCGACCTGCGCTGTCTCGACGAGCTGCCGCGCAGCGCCATCGGCAAGGTGCTCAAGCGCGAGCTGCGCCAGCGCTGGATCTCGCAGCAGCGGGCTTGA
- a CDS encoding tripartite tricarboxylate transporter permease: MDVLHNLAFGFEHALTLQNLMFCAIGCTVGTLVGLLPGLGPLATISLLLPLTYSIPTGGALIMLAGIYYGAQYGDSVSAITMKIPHASSIVACIDGYQMTLKGKTGLALFTAGVSSFIGGTVAIVVLSFLAPSLGEVAFLFGPADYCALMLVGLVCVSFVTTGSLLNGMAMCLVGVLLGQIGTDVNSGTPRFTMDLPFLADGVGIVSIALGCFGIAEITKNLDNREERSPFNGKIHLIPTWAEFKRIIPSALRGSAIGSFLGILPGGGPVIAQFAAYALDKKVSRYRDEIGSGAIEGVAGQAAADEAAARTSFIPLMSIGIPENAVMALMMAAFIIKGIQPGPNMISGHPDLFWGLVASMWVGNCFLIVLNVPLVRYWLSVFKIPYNVLFPAILFFCCIGTYSVNNNLDDIFITAVFGLLGYVFMRLEMDAAPLMLGFILGPMLEENFRRAMLLSRGSFMSFMTRPISGTLLSLIGIFVAWQVASFLVQARKAPRLAAEHAGPQK; the protein is encoded by the coding sequence ATGGACGTCCTGCACAACCTCGCGTTCGGCTTCGAACATGCACTGACCCTGCAGAACCTGATGTTCTGCGCCATCGGCTGCACGGTGGGCACGCTGGTCGGCCTGCTGCCGGGCCTCGGTCCTCTGGCGACCATCAGCCTGTTGCTGCCGCTGACCTACTCGATCCCCACGGGCGGGGCGCTCATCATGCTGGCGGGCATCTACTACGGGGCGCAGTACGGCGACAGCGTGAGCGCCATCACGATGAAGATCCCCCATGCCAGCAGCATCGTGGCGTGCATCGACGGCTATCAGATGACGCTCAAGGGCAAGACCGGCCTGGCGTTGTTCACGGCGGGCGTGTCCAGCTTCATCGGCGGCACGGTGGCCATCGTGGTGCTGTCGTTCCTCGCCCCCAGCCTGGGCGAGGTGGCCTTTCTGTTCGGGCCCGCCGACTACTGCGCGCTGATGCTCGTCGGGCTGGTGTGCGTCAGCTTCGTCACCACCGGCAGCCTGCTCAACGGCATGGCGATGTGCCTGGTGGGGGTGCTGCTGGGGCAGATCGGCACCGACGTCAACAGCGGCACGCCGCGCTTCACCATGGACCTGCCCTTCCTGGCCGACGGCGTGGGCATCGTGAGCATCGCGCTCGGCTGCTTCGGCATCGCGGAGATCACGAAGAACCTCGACAACCGCGAGGAGCGCTCGCCGTTCAACGGCAAGATCCACCTGATTCCGACCTGGGCGGAGTTCAAGCGCATCATCCCCAGCGCCTTGCGGGGCAGCGCGATCGGCTCCTTCCTGGGCATCCTGCCGGGCGGCGGTCCGGTGATCGCCCAGTTCGCCGCCTACGCGCTCGACAAGAAGGTCAGCCGCTACAGGGACGAGATCGGCAGCGGCGCCATCGAAGGCGTGGCAGGGCAGGCCGCCGCCGACGAAGCGGCCGCGCGCACCAGCTTCATCCCGCTGATGAGCATCGGCATTCCCGAGAACGCGGTGATGGCCCTGATGATGGCTGCCTTCATCATCAAGGGCATCCAGCCGGGGCCGAACATGATCTCCGGCCACCCCGACCTGTTCTGGGGCCTGGTGGCCAGCATGTGGGTCGGCAACTGCTTCCTCATCGTGCTGAACGTCCCGCTGGTGCGCTACTGGCTGTCGGTGTTCAAGATTCCGTACAACGTGCTCTTCCCGGCGATCCTCTTCTTCTGCTGCATCGGCACCTACAGCGTCAACAACAACCTCGACGACATCTTCATCACAGCCGTCTTCGGCCTGCTCGGCTACGTGTTCATGCGCCTGGAGATGGATGCCGCGCCGCTGATGCTGGGCTTCATCCTCGGGCCGATGCTGGAGGAGAACTTCCGCCGCGCGATGCTGCTCAGCCGCGGCAGCTTCATGTCCTTCATGACACGGCCCATCAGCGGCACGCTGCTCAGCCTGATCGGCATCTTCGTGGCGTGGCAGGTGGCGTCGTTCCTGGTGCAGGCGAGAAAGGCGCCCCGTCTTGCGGCCGAGCATGCTGGGCCGCAGAAATGA
- a CDS encoding tripartite tricarboxylate transporter TctB family protein produces the protein MNDRNLVRGLVLMAISLAFGLQSLRYPIGQLSHAGPGLFPFMVSALLLLIGVFTVLRSRFVEPVRLDIKAKNIAIILASLCGFALVSRLLDMTAGIVFMVFCASFAGTSYSVKRNLRIAAALVAVAFAFQKLLGLNLPLY, from the coding sequence ATGAACGACCGAAATCTCGTCAGGGGCCTGGTCCTCATGGCGATCTCCCTCGCGTTCGGCCTGCAGTCGCTGCGCTACCCGATCGGCCAGCTCAGCCATGCGGGACCCGGGCTGTTCCCCTTCATGGTCAGCGCACTGCTGCTGCTGATCGGCGTGTTCACGGTGCTGCGTTCGCGCTTCGTGGAGCCGGTCCGCCTCGACATCAAGGCGAAGAACATCGCCATCATCCTGGCCAGCCTGTGCGGCTTCGCGCTGGTCTCGCGGCTGCTCGACATGACCGCGGGCATCGTGTTCATGGTGTTCTGCGCCTCCTTCGCCGGCACGTCGTATTCGGTGAAGCGCAACCTCAGGATCGCGGCGGCACTGGTCGCCGTCGCCTTCGCCTTCCAGAAGCTGCTCGGCCTCAACCTGCCCCTCTACTGA
- a CDS encoding response regulator transcription factor, whose protein sequence is MRILLVEDDAVLSRTMTRHLERAGHRVELARSVDEAHHWWRVQAFDAVLLDLNLPQSTHERSGLGSGLSVLRAARARGDRTPVLVLTARDRTEERIAGLDAGADDYLGKPFDLGEVEARLRALARRASGTGDRVMVGRLVLDRPARRFFVSGQPLELPAREFEVLCELMTPPGRVLSKRELSRRLSDADGLLGDNAFEAFISRLRRKLNGSGAAIRTLRGLGYVLEEDC, encoded by the coding sequence ATGCGCATCCTCCTGGTCGAAGACGACGCCGTGCTGAGCCGCACCATGACGCGCCATCTCGAGCGGGCGGGCCACCGCGTGGAGCTCGCGCGCTCGGTCGACGAGGCGCATCACTGGTGGCGCGTTCAGGCCTTCGATGCGGTCCTGCTCGACCTGAACCTGCCGCAGTCCACCCACGAGCGCAGCGGCCTCGGCAGTGGCCTGAGCGTGCTGCGCGCCGCGCGCGCCCGCGGCGACCGCACGCCGGTGCTGGTGCTGACGGCGCGCGACCGCACCGAGGAGCGCATCGCCGGCCTCGATGCCGGCGCCGACGACTACCTCGGCAAGCCGTTCGACCTGGGCGAAGTCGAAGCCCGCCTGCGCGCGCTGGCCCGGCGCGCGAGCGGCACCGGCGACCGCGTCATGGTCGGCCGGCTGGTGCTCGATCGCCCGGCTCGGCGGTTCTTCGTGTCCGGTCAGCCGCTCGAACTGCCGGCACGCGAGTTCGAGGTGCTGTGCGAGCTGATGACACCGCCGGGCCGCGTGCTCAGCAAGCGCGAGCTGTCGCGCAGGCTGTCCGACGCCGACGGCCTTCTCGGGGACAACGCCTTCGAGGCCTTCATCTCCCGCCTGCGCCGCAAGCTGAACGGCAGCGGCGCGGCCATCCGCACCTTGCGCGGCCTCGGCTACGTGCTGGAGGAGGATTGCTGA